One Methylosinus sp. LW4 genomic region harbors:
- a CDS encoding MotA/TolQ/ExbB proton channel family protein, protein MEAISISPLSLFMQAGVVGKIVMIALGVASLWGWAVIIEVAVLTARLRKAIREAQNGGNPPLLAPVMAEAARAARVMVPGESVGERRARIVETTGRAARKLLVATEAGLPNLAVISSVAPFVGLFGTVWGIMTSFVGIADSQDTSLAVVAPGIAEALAATAYGLAAAIPAAIGFNRLGGTLAHTGEALSDHVEEHAITLVGGVENDGARRIAEAA, encoded by the coding sequence ATGGAAGCCATATCGATTTCGCCGCTCTCGCTGTTCATGCAGGCGGGAGTCGTCGGCAAGATCGTCATGATCGCGCTCGGCGTCGCCTCGCTCTGGGGCTGGGCGGTCATCATCGAGGTCGCCGTGCTGACGGCGCGTCTGCGCAAGGCGATCCGCGAGGCGCAAAACGGCGGCAATCCGCCGCTGCTGGCGCCGGTGATGGCGGAGGCGGCGCGCGCCGCCCGCGTCATGGTGCCGGGAGAAAGTGTCGGCGAGCGCCGCGCGCGCATCGTCGAGACCACCGGCCGCGCGGCGCGCAAGCTGCTCGTCGCCACGGAAGCGGGCCTGCCCAATCTCGCGGTCATCTCTTCCGTCGCGCCCTTCGTCGGCCTGTTCGGCACGGTTTGGGGCATTATGACGAGCTTCGTCGGCATCGCCGACTCGCAGGACACGAGCCTCGCCGTCGTCGCGCCGGGCATAGCCGAGGCGCTCGCCGCCACCGCCTATGGCCTCGCCGCCGCCATTCCCGCGGCCATCGGCTTCAACCGCCTCGGCGGCACGCTGGCCCATACGGGCGAGGCGCTCAGCGATCATGTGGAGGAGCACGCCATCACGCTCGTCGGCGGCGTCGAGAACGATGGCGCGCGCCGCATCGCGGAGGCCGCTTAA